The DNA region CGAGTATATCAGCAATGTTTGTCTATCTGGTCTATCCATTGCTTTGATTAATTAAAATTCACTTTGCTCAGAAAATCAACAAGATGCTGGTTAAAAAAATCAGATTTTTCGATATTAGCTAAGTGGCCAGCGTGTTCAATGTGCAATAACTGGCTGCCATCAATGCAATCGTGCATTAGATAACTTTCCAGTGCCGTTCGCAAATGACCCTGTAAACCGACCGCTATCAATGTCGGTAAGGTTAATGCTTCGACCGACTCTAGGGTGTCGCGTTTAAAAATAGCCATATTGGCAAACTTGAGTAACGGCGCAATTTGTGCTGGATTTACCTGAGTAAGTTGCTCGGTAAACAGCGACATCTCAATGGCTAAAGTCGAATCTTGGTGACTTAATTTACCAGCGTTTTTAGTGAAAAACATTTCACTAAGTGTCGTTGCTAATTCAGTTGAAATGGCTTGTTGGTTGGCTATTTGTGCCATATAGCCTTGATATTTAATACAGTTAACTTGTGGTTCAAAGCCAACAAAGCTATTGAGCATGACTAAACCATGGATCCGAGCAGGCGCCAGTAATACCATTTCTGTCGCTATCGCGCCGCCACTTCCGTGGCCGATTAACACGGAATTTTTTATTTCGAGCATGTCCATCAAGCTTAATATTTGCTGAGCAACATCTTGTAAGTTTTCACAGGCTTTAGGGATCGTTTGGCTTTGACCATGGCCCCAAAAATCAATTGCAATACAGCGATAATGCGCCGATAACGCGGCAATTTGAACCTGCCAAATTTGACTGTTAGCTAATAAGCCATGGCAAAAAATCAGTGCTGGGCCGTCACCTTTATCGACATAATGCAGTGGTTGGTTATCGATGATCTTGCAGGGTAATAACGTTGACATAAAGGATGGCTCATTTTCAAGTTAATTCACGCAGGCATTGAGCCGGAGAGGGCGCGACAAAAAATACATAGTGATTAACCAATTCGGTCAATCGTTCAAGTAACGACGATTGTAATGTTATTTCTGCAACAGACAATACTTTTGCTAGCTCGTCAGTGCGAAATTGACTTAAATATTGGTCGGCTACGGGGTAATAACTTAAATGCCAGGGTTCAGGGCTCACACCACTTTGTTGTGCTTGATAGGGGAAATAAAA from Shewanella polaris includes:
- a CDS encoding alpha/beta fold hydrolase, whose amino-acid sequence is MSTLLPCKIIDNQPLHYVDKGDGPALIFCHGLLANSQIWQVQIAALSAHYRCIAIDFWGHGQSQTIPKACENLQDVAQQILSLMDMLEIKNSVLIGHGSGGAIATEMVLLAPARIHGLVMLNSFVGFEPQVNCIKYQGYMAQIANQQAISTELATTLSEMFFTKNAGKLSHQDSTLAIEMSLFTEQLTQVNPAQIAPLLKFANMAIFKRDTLESVEALTLPTLIAVGLQGHLRTALESYLMHDCIDGSQLLHIEHAGHLANIEKSDFFNQHLVDFLSKVNFN